Proteins encoded by one window of Maliibacterium massiliense:
- the thiS gene encoding sulfur carrier protein ThiS has translation MVLINGEPHPEAVGLTLAAFVAQVGLQPTRIAVEYNGAILSRDTYAHTVLQDGDSVEIVNFVGGG, from the coding sequence ATGGTTTTAATCAACGGCGAACCCCATCCGGAGGCGGTGGGCTTGACGCTTGCAGCCTTTGTGGCGCAGGTGGGTCTGCAGCCGACGCGCATCGCCGTGGAGTATAACGGCGCGATTCTGTCCAGAGATACTTATGCGCACACCGTGTTGCAGGACGGGGACAGCGTGGAAATCGTAAACTTTGTGGGCGGTGGCTGA
- the thiF gene encoding sulfur carrier protein ThiS adenylyltransferase ThiF: MWVTVNGREMETHALTLCALCDALYGDNADVVRIVGGYQVRGDMPLHDGDSIVFIERGAFPPENCFEQMLAARHTPGVHAKVKRGCVGIAGLGGLGSHIALCLARTGVGTLHLVDSDVVEPSNLNRQQYRIAHLGMRKTEALRAQIAEVNPYVQVVIDSVRVDADNACTLFAQDDIVCEAFDGAEDKAMLVNTLLAERPARRIVAASGMAGYGSCNDIATRRVAGNFYICGDGRTEAAVGCGLMAPRVSVCAGHQANVVLQLLVEGEAR; encoded by the coding sequence ATGTGGGTGACAGTCAACGGCAGAGAGATGGAGACCCATGCTTTGACGCTCTGCGCGCTGTGCGATGCGCTTTACGGGGACAATGCGGATGTTGTGCGCATTGTAGGCGGCTACCAGGTGCGAGGAGATATGCCCCTGCACGACGGGGACAGCATTGTGTTTATCGAAAGGGGCGCGTTCCCGCCCGAAAATTGTTTTGAGCAAATGCTCGCGGCGCGCCACACGCCCGGCGTGCATGCCAAGGTCAAGCGCGGGTGTGTGGGCATCGCGGGCCTGGGCGGCCTTGGCTCCCACATCGCGCTGTGCCTGGCGCGCACCGGCGTGGGGACGCTGCATTTGGTAGACTCTGACGTCGTCGAGCCCAGCAACCTCAACCGGCAGCAGTACCGCATCGCCCACCTGGGGATGCGCAAGACGGAGGCGCTGCGTGCCCAGATCGCGGAGGTCAACCCCTATGTGCAGGTGGTAATCGACAGCGTGCGCGTGGACGCGGACAACGCCTGCACCCTCTTTGCACAGGATGATATCGTCTGCGAGGCGTTTGACGGCGCCGAGGATAAGGCGATGCTGGTCAACACGCTGCTCGCCGAGCGGCCGGCGCGCAGGATTGTGGCGGCGTCCGGCATGGCGGGCTACGGCAGCTGCAACGACATCGCCACCAGGCGCGTGGCCGGCAACTTTTACATCTGCGGGGACGGCCGCACGGAGGCGGCAGTGGGCTGCGGGCTGATGGCGCCGCGCGTGAGCGTGTGCGCCGGCCATCAGGCCAACGTGGTGCTGCAGCTGCTGGTGGAGGGAGAGGCGCGCTGA
- a CDS encoding thiazole synthase, whose product MEEKNEKKQDQLVIGGHAFTSRFILGSGKYSLQLIEAAVKNAGAQIITLAVRRANIGGMENILDYIPKGVTLLPNTSGARNAQEAVRIARLAREVGCGDFIKIEVIHDSKYLLPDNYETIKATETLAKEGFVVLPYMYPDLNAARDLVDAGAAAVMPLGAPIGSNKGICTRDFIQILIDEIDLPIIVDAGIGRPSQACEAMEMGAAAVMVNTAISTAGDIPAMAEAFKKAVEAGRGAYLAGMGRVLARGGAASSPLTGFLQD is encoded by the coding sequence ATGGAAGAGAAAAACGAAAAAAAACAGGATCAGCTGGTCATCGGTGGACACGCGTTTACCTCCCGCTTCATTCTGGGATCGGGCAAATACTCGCTGCAGCTGATTGAGGCGGCGGTCAAGAACGCGGGCGCGCAGATCATCACGCTGGCGGTGCGGCGGGCGAATATCGGGGGTATGGAAAACATTCTGGATTACATCCCCAAGGGCGTGACGCTGCTGCCCAACACCTCGGGCGCGCGCAATGCCCAAGAGGCGGTGCGCATCGCGCGCCTTGCGCGGGAAGTAGGCTGCGGCGACTTTATCAAAATCGAGGTGATCCACGACAGCAAATACCTGCTGCCTGACAACTACGAGACCATCAAGGCGACGGAAACACTCGCCAAGGAGGGGTTTGTGGTGCTGCCCTACATGTACCCCGACCTCAACGCGGCGCGCGACCTGGTGGATGCCGGCGCCGCGGCCGTGATGCCGTTGGGCGCGCCCATCGGCTCCAACAAGGGCATCTGCACCCGCGATTTTATCCAGATTTTGATCGACGAGATCGATCTGCCCATCATTGTGGACGCGGGCATCGGCAGGCCCTCGCAGGCCTGCGAGGCTATGGAGATGGGCGCGGCGGCAGTGATGGTCAACACCGCCATCTCCACCGCAGGGGATATACCGGCCATGGCCGAGGCATTTAAAAAGGCCGTAGAGGCGGGGCGCGGAGCGTATCTTGCAGGCATGGGACGGGTGTTGGCGCGCGGGGGCGCGGCATCCTCGCCCCTGACCGGCTTTTTGCAGGACTGA
- the thiH gene encoding 2-iminoacetate synthase ThiH, which yields MQAQMDHMTYLPGMEAISSDIMDQVLGAMRAYDSEAYTQADVRQALAHQTRTPEDFAALLSPAAEPLLEEIAHCAQVETRRHFGNAVTLFTPLYIANYCENYCIYCGFNCHNKIQRARLNTAEIEREMRTIADTGLEEILLLTGESPKMSDVTYIGEACKLARKYFRVVGLEVYPMNSADYAYLHACGADFVTVFQETYNPDTYRRLHLGGNKRVFPYRFNTQERAIRGGIRGVGFAALLGLDDFRKDAFATGMHAHLLQRKYPQAEIALSCPRLRPIINNARINPKDVHETQLLQIIMAYRLFLPYASITVSSRECARFRDHIIQIAATKVSGGVNVGIGGHAGAAKGDEQFEIDDNRTVKEMYDMILAQGLQPVMSDYIYV from the coding sequence ATGCAAGCACAGATGGATCACATGACCTACCTGCCCGGCATGGAGGCGATTTCTTCAGACATTATGGATCAGGTGCTGGGCGCGATGCGGGCGTACGACAGCGAAGCGTACACGCAGGCAGATGTCCGGCAGGCGCTGGCACACCAGACGCGCACGCCCGAGGATTTTGCTGCGCTGCTCAGCCCGGCGGCGGAGCCGCTGCTGGAGGAAATCGCACACTGTGCGCAGGTGGAGACACGCAGGCACTTTGGCAACGCCGTCACGCTCTTCACGCCGCTGTATATCGCCAATTACTGCGAGAACTACTGCATCTACTGCGGCTTTAACTGCCATAACAAAATCCAGCGCGCCCGCCTCAACACAGCGGAGATCGAGCGGGAGATGCGCACTATCGCCGATACGGGCCTGGAAGAAATCCTGCTGCTGACGGGCGAAAGCCCCAAAATGTCCGATGTGACGTACATCGGCGAGGCGTGCAAGCTGGCGCGCAAGTACTTTCGCGTGGTGGGTCTGGAGGTCTACCCCATGAACAGCGCGGACTATGCCTACCTGCACGCCTGCGGCGCGGATTTTGTGACGGTATTTCAGGAGACGTACAATCCCGATACATACAGGCGGCTGCATCTGGGCGGCAACAAGCGCGTCTTTCCCTACCGGTTTAACACCCAGGAGCGCGCCATCCGTGGGGGCATCCGCGGCGTGGGCTTTGCGGCACTGCTGGGGCTGGACGACTTCCGCAAAGACGCCTTTGCCACCGGCATGCACGCGCACCTGCTGCAGCGCAAATACCCGCAGGCAGAGATCGCCCTTTCCTGCCCCCGCCTGCGCCCCATTATCAACAACGCGCGCATCAACCCCAAAGACGTACACGAGACGCAGCTTTTACAGATCATCATGGCGTACCGGCTGTTTCTGCCCTATGCCAGCATTACGGTGTCCAGCCGCGAGTGCGCGCGCTTTCGCGACCACATCATCCAGATCGCGGCTACCAAGGTATCGGGAGGCGTCAACGTAGGCATCGGCGGCCACGCGGGCGCGGCCAAGGGAGACGAGCAGTTTGAAATTGACGACAATCGTACCGTCAAGGAGATGTACGATATGATCCTGGCGCAGGGGCTGCAGCCGGTGATGAGCGATTATATCTATGTTTGA
- a CDS encoding thiamine phosphate synthase, with amino-acid sequence MFEIVCVTSRRLCCEGFAARLVRLAQAGVTRIILREKDLTQQQYAALAARTEAALQGSGALLVLHGFADAALQAGAQALHLPLAALEARPQLRAQFATLGVSVHSLQEARRAAALGVDYLIAGHVFATDCKRGAPARGVEFLSEICRSVSVPVYGIGGITPANIARVRDAGASGACQMSSLMMCADASAYLEQLRAVLRGK; translated from the coding sequence ATGTTTGAGATCGTGTGTGTGACCAGCCGCAGGCTGTGCTGCGAAGGTTTTGCCGCGCGCCTGGTGCGCCTTGCGCAGGCGGGCGTGACGCGCATCATCCTGCGGGAAAAGGATCTGACGCAGCAGCAATATGCCGCGCTAGCCGCGCGCACAGAGGCGGCGCTACAAGGCTCCGGCGCGCTACTGGTGCTGCATGGGTTCGCCGATGCGGCTTTGCAGGCGGGCGCACAGGCGCTGCACCTGCCGCTAGCGGCGCTGGAGGCGCGGCCACAGCTGCGCGCGCAGTTCGCCACGCTGGGCGTGTCGGTGCACAGCCTGCAAGAGGCGCGTCGCGCCGCCGCGCTGGGCGTGGATTATCTCATCGCAGGGCACGTGTTTGCCACGGACTGCAAGCGGGGCGCGCCTGCGCGGGGCGTGGAATTCCTTTCGGAAATCTGCCGCAGCGTGTCCGTGCCCGTGTACGGCATCGGGGGCATCACGCCTGCGAACATCGCGCGCGTGCGCGACGCGGGCGCGTCGGGCGCGTGCCAGATGTCCTCTCTGATGATGTGCGCGGACGCGTCCGCGTACCTGGAGCAGCTCCGCGCGGTATTGCGCGGGAAATAA
- a CDS encoding alpha/beta hydrolase-fold protein, translated as MRKETLRAAARACTLWLPQRGTGPWPCVYLCGGRMAQMLAPCLAQEPPLALCCVEAAGARDFTPWPAPPLAHGEAFTGGAKEYLACLLEEVAPCLEARYGIDGGRRALAGYSLGGLCALWSAYQTDAFAAVASLSGSLWYDRWTDYMRGHGAPRTEAVYLSLGSGEARAGPPRLRAVGGATQETYEHLIKTMGAARVTLQMHPGGHFNDIPGRWQAGLAWIAARLVTRKG; from the coding sequence ATGCGTAAGGAGACGCTGCGCGCAGCAGCGCGCGCCTGCACGCTCTGGCTGCCGCAGCGCGGCACGGGGCCCTGGCCGTGCGTGTACCTGTGCGGCGGGCGCATGGCGCAGATGCTGGCGCCCTGCCTTGCGCAGGAACCGCCGCTTGCGCTCTGCTGCGTGGAGGCCGCGGGCGCGCGGGATTTTACGCCCTGGCCTGCGCCACCGCTTGCGCATGGGGAGGCGTTTACAGGCGGCGCGAAAGAATACCTGGCCTGCCTGCTGGAGGAGGTCGCGCCGTGCTTGGAGGCGCGCTATGGCATCGATGGCGGCCGACGCGCGCTTGCGGGCTACTCGCTGGGCGGCCTGTGCGCGCTGTGGAGCGCGTACCAGACGGACGCCTTTGCGGCAGTGGCGTCGCTTTCCGGTTCGCTGTGGTACGATAGATGGACGGACTATATGCGGGGCCACGGCGCGCCCCGCACTGAGGCGGTTTACCTGTCGCTGGGCAGCGGCGAGGCGCGCGCTGGTCCCCCGCGCCTGCGCGCCGTGGGCGGTGCTACACAGGAGACGTATGAGCATTTGATCAAAACCATGGGCGCGGCGCGCGTGACGCTGCAGATGCACCCGGGCGGCCATTTCAACGATATCCCGGGCCGCTGGCAAGCGGGGCTTGCCTGGATCGCGGCGCGCCTGGTTACGCGGAAAGGATGA